A single window of Rubripirellula lacrimiformis DNA harbors:
- the eno gene encoding phosphopyruvate hydratase encodes MTLIEAIHARQILDSRGNPTIECEVLLSDGSHGRAAVPSGASTGMHEAWELRDGDKSVFMGKGVTKAVNNVNETIAEALEGMDATDQAGIDAAMIEMDGTPNKKNLGANAILGVSLATAHAAASCTGQPLYRYLGGAGARMLPAPMMNIINGGEHADNNVDIQEFMVMPLGFERFSDALRCGTEVFHNLKKVLSDKGYNTSVGDEGGFAPDLKSNQEALDVIMTAIEKAGYKAGEQVWIALDAASTEFYTKDTGKYKIDGNDLSGGEMVDFLADWCNKYPICSIEDGCDEDDWDTWKKLTDKIGDKVQLVGDDLFVTNVERLQRGITEGIANSILIKVNQIGTLTETIDAIQLAHRNNYTSISSHRSGETEDSTIADLAVAMSTGQIKTGSASRSDRMAKYNQLLRIEEMLGDTAQYGGPMFAAKMK; translated from the coding sequence ATGACTCTGATCGAAGCAATCCACGCACGTCAAATCCTCGACAGCCGCGGCAACCCAACGATTGAATGCGAAGTACTGTTGTCGGACGGTTCGCACGGCCGCGCTGCAGTGCCCAGCGGTGCCAGCACCGGGATGCACGAAGCATGGGAACTGCGTGACGGCGACAAGTCCGTGTTCATGGGCAAAGGCGTGACCAAGGCGGTCAACAACGTCAACGAAACGATCGCCGAAGCATTGGAAGGCATGGACGCGACCGACCAAGCCGGCATCGATGCTGCGATGATCGAAATGGACGGAACCCCGAACAAGAAGAACCTGGGCGCCAACGCCATCTTGGGCGTTTCCCTGGCCACCGCACACGCCGCTGCGTCCTGCACCGGTCAACCCCTTTACCGCTACCTTGGCGGTGCTGGCGCACGCATGTTGCCAGCCCCCATGATGAACATCATCAACGGTGGCGAACACGCCGACAACAATGTCGACATCCAAGAGTTCATGGTGATGCCATTGGGCTTTGAACGTTTCAGCGACGCACTACGTTGCGGCACCGAAGTATTCCACAACCTCAAGAAAGTGCTGTCCGACAAAGGCTACAACACTTCGGTCGGTGACGAAGGTGGATTCGCACCCGACTTGAAGAGCAACCAAGAAGCATTGGACGTCATCATGACGGCCATCGAAAAGGCCGGCTACAAAGCTGGTGAACAAGTTTGGATCGCGCTAGATGCTGCCTCCACCGAGTTCTACACCAAGGACACCGGCAAGTACAAAATCGACGGCAACGATCTGTCGGGCGGCGAAATGGTCGACTTCCTAGCCGACTGGTGCAACAAGTACCCCATCTGCAGCATCGAAGATGGTTGCGATGAAGACGACTGGGACACCTGGAAGAAACTGACCGACAAGATCGGCGACAAGGTTCAACTGGTCGGCGACGACTTGTTCGTCACCAACGTCGAACGTCTGCAACGTGGGATCACCGAAGGGATCGCCAACAGCATCCTGATCAAGGTCAACCAAATCGGCACCCTGACCGAAACCATTGATGCGATCCAATTGGCACATCGCAACAACTACACTTCGATCAGCAGCCACCGCAGTGGCGAAACCGAAGACTCGACCATCGCCGACCTGGCCGTGGCGATGTCGACTGGCCAAATCAAGACCGGATCGGCTAGCCGAAGTGACCGAATGGCCAAGTACAACCAACTGCTTCGCATCGAAGAAATGTTGGGTGACACCGCCCAATACGGTGGCCCAATGTTCGCCGCCAAGATGAAGTAG
- a CDS encoding DUF1289 domain-containing protein encodes MNSESDPSVSPCIQICKIDHTGVCAGCHRTLDEIATYSGLTDDQRQIVNRRAIARGDQTQPG; translated from the coding sequence TTGAATAGCGAATCGGATCCGTCAGTATCCCCCTGCATCCAAATTTGCAAGATCGACCACACAGGCGTGTGCGCCGGCTGCCATCGTACCCTGGACGAAATCGCCACCTATTCAGGCCTGACCGACGACCAGCGCCAGATCGTCAATCGACGAGCCATCGCTCGCGGCGATCAAACCCAACCGGGGTAA
- the greA gene encoding transcription elongation factor GreA, producing the protein MIDSVPMTRAGYNKIKAEIERLEKEMNICTEKIAEAREEGDLKENAEYHAQRENQGMIAAKIAQHRDKIARASIIDRSTLPKDEVVFGCTVTVEDVAYGDEEQFTLVGAGEDDVNAGKILVTSPFGRGLIGKKVGETAEVDVPAGKLKFKILKIEFLD; encoded by the coding sequence ATGATCGATTCGGTACCCATGACACGCGCCGGCTACAACAAAATCAAAGCCGAGATCGAGCGTCTGGAAAAGGAGATGAACATTTGCACGGAGAAGATCGCCGAGGCGAGGGAAGAAGGCGACTTGAAAGAGAACGCCGAGTACCATGCCCAGCGCGAAAACCAGGGCATGATCGCCGCTAAAATCGCTCAGCATCGCGACAAAATCGCTCGCGCATCTATCATCGACCGATCGACGCTGCCCAAGGACGAAGTCGTCTTCGGATGTACCGTCACGGTCGAAGATGTGGCTTACGGCGACGAAGAACAGTTCACCCTGGTCGGCGCCGGCGAAGACGATGTGAACGCTGGCAAGATCCTCGTCACCAGCCCGTTCGGCCGAGGCCTGATCGGCAAGAAGGTTGGTGAAACAGCCGAAGTCGATGTGCCAGCAGGCAAACTGAAGTTCAAAATTCTGAAGATCGAATTCTTGGACTGA
- the crtI gene encoding phytoene desaturase family protein gives MSARKVVVVGAGPGGLAAAMQLSHAGCDVTVLERRDRVGGRTSAIEADGFRFDCGPTFFLYPRVLSEIFQSVGKDLTDEVPMQRLDPQYRLTFAEGGSLDCTPDLDAMDRQIAKFAPADVGALARYMNDNRKKLEKFRPILESPFNSAADLLRPSMISAARHLHPMRSLGTELERYFSDPRLVIAFAFQAKYLGMSPFQCPSLFSILSFLEYEYGVWHPAGGCSRVSQRMGEIAESMGVKIRLNEPVTSVELEGRRLTALHTEQDRYTADAFVINADFADWMSKTIPNSSRKRWSNEKLAQKKYSCSTFMLYLGLEGLYEDLPHHSIHIAKDYTKNLREIEIDHVLSDDPSFYIQNPSVTDLSLAPAGHSAMYVLVPVTHQTANVDWSTQSDRFRELTLDKMAAIGLGDIRDRIRFEHRITPDDWQSDYAVYQGATFNLAHNLGQMLHRRPHNRFEELDGVYLVGGGTHPGSGLPVIYESSRISSRLLLRDLGLSTDFIDQAASA, from the coding sequence TTGTCTGCACGCAAAGTCGTTGTGGTGGGCGCTGGCCCGGGCGGTCTGGCCGCGGCAATGCAGTTGTCGCACGCCGGTTGTGACGTCACGGTGCTAGAACGCCGCGACCGAGTGGGGGGCCGTACGTCAGCCATCGAAGCCGACGGCTTTCGATTCGATTGTGGGCCGACATTCTTTTTGTACCCGCGCGTGTTGTCGGAAATCTTTCAGTCGGTCGGCAAAGACCTGACCGATGAAGTGCCGATGCAGCGATTGGACCCGCAGTATCGATTGACCTTTGCCGAAGGCGGAAGCCTGGATTGCACGCCCGACTTGGATGCGATGGACCGCCAGATCGCCAAGTTTGCCCCCGCCGACGTCGGGGCGCTGGCACGGTACATGAACGACAATCGTAAGAAGCTGGAAAAGTTTCGCCCGATCCTCGAGTCGCCGTTCAACTCGGCCGCGGACCTCTTGCGTCCGTCCATGATCTCGGCCGCCCGCCATCTGCACCCCATGCGATCACTGGGCACCGAACTGGAACGTTACTTTTCCGACCCGCGATTGGTGATCGCATTTGCCTTTCAGGCCAAGTACTTGGGAATGTCACCGTTCCAATGCCCCAGCTTGTTCAGCATCCTTTCGTTTTTGGAATATGAATACGGCGTTTGGCATCCGGCCGGTGGGTGCAGCCGAGTCAGCCAGCGGATGGGCGAAATTGCCGAATCGATGGGCGTCAAAATCCGCCTGAACGAACCGGTAACATCCGTCGAATTGGAAGGCCGGCGCTTGACCGCCCTGCACACCGAACAAGATCGTTACACCGCAGACGCGTTCGTGATCAACGCGGACTTCGCCGACTGGATGAGCAAGACGATCCCAAACTCGTCACGCAAACGGTGGAGCAACGAGAAGCTTGCCCAAAAGAAGTATTCGTGCAGCACGTTCATGCTGTACCTGGGGCTAGAAGGCCTGTACGAAGATCTTCCGCATCACAGCATCCATATCGCAAAGGACTACACAAAGAATTTGCGAGAGATCGAAATCGATCACGTGCTGAGCGACGACCCGTCTTTTTACATCCAGAACCCATCGGTGACCGACTTGTCATTGGCCCCGGCCGGTCACAGCGCGATGTACGTCCTGGTGCCCGTGACGCACCAGACGGCGAACGTGGATTGGTCGACCCAGTCGGATCGGTTTCGCGAGTTGACGTTGGACAAGATGGCCGCGATCGGCTTGGGCGACATCCGCGATCGAATCCGCTTCGAACACCGCATCACTCCCGATGATTGGCAGTCCGATTACGCGGTCTATCAGGGTGCGACGTTCAACCTGGCGCACAACCTAGGCCAGATGCTTCACCGTCGTCCCCACAACCGGTTCGAAGAACTCGACGGTGTCTATCTGGTTGGTGGCGGTACCCATCCGGGCAGTGGTTTGCCGGTCATCTACGAATCAAGCCGGATTTCCAGCCGTCTGCTGTTGCGGGACCTGGGGCTTTCAACCGACTTCATTGACCAAGCCGCTTCGGCCTAG
- the moaA gene encoding GTP 3',8-cyclase MoaA, protein MTHSIPTPPSVRPLTDRFGRVHDSVRISVTDRCNIRCFYCMPEFGAQFVDKDRLLTFEEIHRLASLLVTQAGVRDIRITGGEPLVRRDLPKLIAMLAGIDGLEDISLTSNGILMADQAADLRAAGLRRVNISLDTLDVDVFRKITRRDGLDKTIAGIDAAITAGFDSVKLNALAIAGVTETEVERLIRFAIDRGVTLRFIEFMPLDADRSWTAERVLSGDELIAIIRDSFGDVEPIPRDHPSQPAEEFVVRGGRVGIIRSVTHPFCGDCNRIRITADGGIRNCLFASTETAIRDRMRSGASEDELLQTVRQCVMEKAAAHGIDEAGFRPPDRPMYSIGG, encoded by the coding sequence ATGACCCACTCGATCCCAACGCCACCGTCGGTTCGCCCGTTGACTGACCGGTTTGGACGCGTCCATGACAGCGTCCGAATCAGTGTCACTGATCGATGCAATATTCGTTGCTTTTACTGCATGCCAGAGTTCGGTGCGCAGTTCGTTGACAAAGATCGATTGCTGACGTTCGAAGAAATTCATCGCTTAGCGTCGTTGTTGGTCACCCAAGCGGGCGTTCGAGACATTCGGATCACTGGCGGCGAACCATTGGTGCGTCGAGATCTGCCAAAATTGATCGCGATGTTGGCCGGTATCGATGGTCTGGAAGACATCTCGCTGACCAGCAATGGCATCCTGATGGCAGACCAGGCGGCTGATTTACGTGCCGCCGGTCTACGACGTGTCAACATTTCGCTAGATACCTTGGACGTCGATGTCTTCCGAAAGATCACTCGCCGTGACGGTCTGGACAAGACCATCGCGGGGATCGATGCGGCCATCACGGCCGGATTCGACTCGGTCAAACTGAACGCATTGGCGATCGCCGGTGTGACGGAGACCGAGGTCGAGCGACTGATTCGGTTTGCGATCGATCGCGGAGTCACGCTGCGTTTTATCGAATTCATGCCGCTGGATGCTGACCGGTCATGGACCGCCGAACGCGTGCTTTCAGGCGACGAATTGATTGCGATCATCCGCGATTCCTTTGGCGACGTCGAACCGATCCCGCGTGATCACCCATCCCAGCCTGCCGAAGAATTCGTCGTTCGTGGTGGCCGTGTCGGGATCATTCGCAGTGTGACGCATCCGTTTTGCGGGGACTGCAATCGGATCCGCATCACCGCGGATGGTGGTATCCGCAACTGTCTGTTTGCGTCGACCGAAACTGCGATTCGAGATCGCATGCGCAGTGGTGCCAGCGAAGACGAACTGTTGCAAACGGTACGACAGTGTGTGATGGAGAAAGCCGCAGCACACGGGATCGACGAAGCGGGATTCCGACCGCCCGATCGGCCAATGTATTCCATCGGCGGCTAA
- a CDS encoding efflux RND transporter permease subunit, with translation MRRVVAWAITNAPGMNVLMLALLLVGGISLWNMRREVFPAFELEIVMVTVPYPGATPQDTEEAICQKIEEAIRSIDGIKKVTSIASEGSGFVLAELRADVEDVQKVMAEIDREVDRIPSFPLLAEDPLIQQITFREAAIRVGVVGPKDRSRKAELKLREVAERVRDEVLTLPSVSSASVMGARPYQIDVEIPEATLRSYGLSLDAVARTIRARNVELPGGNLKSEGQEILLRAKNKGRIGEEIGRLPIVTQPGGVVLTVNDLGTVRDEFQDITSVGEINGEPAMVVNVERTKQEDLLKMVDAVREYVAGAELPEGYRFEVWGDSSTEVRGRLNLLLRNGAQGLLLVFLVLTLFLEMRLAFWVALGIPISILGAGVALSYGDQTLNMLSLFSFLVALGIVVDDAIVIGENIYAHIQMGKPLREASIDGTLEVMGSVAASVSTTVIAFSPMFFVSGVMGKFMAVIPFAVIAMLVISLWESVFVLPTHLAHKHTGFFRLLSVLTYPIRPLGILLNWFSKRAGWGMDMVSGRLYLPTLKFSLRHPLVPIAFALGMFVFTFGMIRGGVVPSILFPKTDNNNLQATIAFPDGTPASETDNATRRMEEALRRVSQRIGKTRADQLGVTPESIFQSEESVGQGPVRLTYRDVGTITNTQNAAGGGGSGSHVGQIFAELFDTEIRETHSDELIAMWRAEAGEFPGSERITFGTVGVGPGGKAIEFKLLAAGRNIDQLLAATELVKARLGNFAGVYDIADDNTPGKWEFQFRVKDSALATGVTPTDLGETVRNVYFGAEVMRLQRGRHEVKLMVRYPEDERRSLVDFREIRIQTPDGSQRPITELAEVNLSRGFSEINRVDQMRSITVSADLDETKANANLIIADLQTAFVPQMKEQFPGVSVRWEGQREQSNESVSSLMTGFGIAVLAMFVLLVIQFRSYIQPLLILAIVPFGMIGAVWGHAVLGLPLTLFSMFGLVALAGVVVNDSIVLIDFINSRVRDGVPIREALLESGQRRFRPIMLTSLTTIAGLLPLLTERSFQAQLLIPMAASLAFGLMVATGLVLILVPVFYLIYLNIIEFLGFSLVEED, from the coding sequence ATGAGACGAGTTGTAGCTTGGGCGATCACGAATGCCCCCGGGATGAACGTGTTGATGCTGGCCTTGTTGCTGGTAGGTGGCATATCACTATGGAACATGCGACGCGAGGTATTTCCTGCGTTCGAACTTGAAATCGTCATGGTGACGGTGCCGTATCCGGGGGCCACCCCACAGGATACTGAAGAGGCGATCTGTCAGAAGATCGAAGAAGCGATCCGATCGATCGATGGGATCAAGAAGGTGACTTCGATCGCTAGCGAAGGCAGCGGATTCGTGCTGGCCGAACTGCGGGCAGATGTCGAAGACGTGCAAAAGGTGATGGCTGAGATCGACCGCGAAGTCGACCGCATTCCTAGCTTTCCGTTGTTGGCCGAAGATCCACTGATCCAACAGATCACGTTCCGCGAAGCGGCGATCCGCGTGGGCGTGGTCGGCCCCAAGGATCGATCACGCAAGGCGGAATTGAAGCTGCGCGAAGTCGCCGAACGCGTCCGTGACGAAGTGCTGACCCTGCCTTCGGTTTCATCCGCATCGGTGATGGGGGCTAGGCCCTACCAGATCGACGTGGAGATCCCCGAAGCAACACTGCGCAGTTACGGTTTGTCGTTGGACGCAGTGGCCCGCACGATTCGTGCTCGTAACGTCGAACTTCCCGGCGGGAACCTGAAGTCCGAAGGTCAAGAGATCCTGTTGCGAGCCAAGAACAAGGGCCGGATCGGGGAAGAGATTGGGCGACTGCCGATCGTGACTCAGCCCGGCGGCGTTGTCTTGACGGTCAACGATTTGGGGACGGTCCGTGACGAATTTCAAGACATCACATCGGTGGGCGAAATCAATGGCGAACCTGCCATGGTCGTCAACGTGGAACGCACCAAGCAGGAAGACCTGCTGAAGATGGTGGACGCGGTTCGCGAGTATGTCGCAGGCGCTGAATTGCCCGAGGGATACCGCTTCGAGGTCTGGGGCGACAGCAGTACGGAAGTCCGCGGTCGTTTGAATCTGTTGTTGCGAAACGGTGCTCAGGGACTGCTGCTGGTGTTCCTGGTGCTGACCCTGTTCCTGGAAATGCGGCTGGCGTTTTGGGTGGCACTCGGCATCCCGATTTCGATCCTGGGTGCTGGCGTGGCGCTTTCGTACGGTGATCAAACGTTGAACATGTTAAGTCTGTTTTCGTTCTTGGTCGCTCTTGGCATCGTTGTCGACGACGCGATCGTGATTGGTGAAAACATCTACGCGCACATTCAGATGGGCAAACCGCTTCGCGAAGCGTCCATCGACGGAACCTTGGAAGTGATGGGCAGTGTTGCGGCATCCGTGTCCACCACCGTGATCGCCTTTTCGCCGATGTTCTTTGTGTCCGGGGTGATGGGCAAATTCATGGCTGTGATCCCGTTTGCGGTGATCGCCATGTTGGTCATTTCGCTGTGGGAAAGCGTTTTTGTACTGCCGACCCACCTGGCGCACAAACACACCGGGTTCTTTCGATTGTTGTCGGTGTTGACCTATCCGATCCGGCCACTAGGCATCCTGTTGAATTGGTTCAGCAAGCGAGCCGGTTGGGGCATGGACATGGTTTCGGGGCGTTTGTATCTGCCCACGCTAAAGTTCTCGCTGCGACACCCGTTGGTGCCCATCGCATTCGCACTGGGGATGTTCGTGTTCACGTTCGGGATGATTCGCGGCGGCGTGGTCCCATCGATCTTGTTTCCCAAAACAGACAACAACAACCTGCAAGCGACGATCGCGTTTCCCGACGGTACTCCCGCATCGGAAACCGACAACGCAACGCGGCGAATGGAAGAGGCGCTGCGGCGTGTCAGCCAGCGGATCGGAAAAACACGCGCCGACCAGTTGGGCGTGACTCCCGAATCCATATTTCAGTCCGAAGAAAGCGTCGGCCAAGGTCCGGTACGGCTGACCTACCGAGACGTTGGAACGATCACCAACACCCAGAATGCAGCGGGTGGAGGCGGCAGCGGATCGCACGTGGGGCAGATCTTTGCCGAGCTGTTTGATACGGAAATCCGGGAAACCCATAGCGACGAATTGATCGCGATGTGGCGAGCCGAAGCGGGTGAATTTCCCGGGTCCGAACGAATCACTTTTGGAACCGTCGGCGTGGGCCCAGGCGGCAAAGCGATTGAATTCAAATTGCTGGCAGCCGGCCGAAATATCGACCAGTTGCTTGCCGCTACCGAATTGGTCAAGGCGCGCCTTGGAAACTTTGCTGGCGTCTATGACATCGCCGATGACAACACGCCGGGCAAATGGGAGTTTCAGTTTCGCGTCAAAGACAGCGCGTTGGCCACGGGGGTGACTCCCACCGACCTGGGTGAAACCGTTCGCAACGTTTACTTCGGCGCCGAAGTGATGCGGCTGCAGCGTGGCCGTCACGAAGTCAAATTGATGGTTCGTTATCCGGAAGACGAACGACGCAGTTTGGTCGATTTCCGCGAAATTCGGATCCAGACCCCCGACGGCAGCCAGCGACCCATTACGGAACTTGCCGAGGTCAATCTGAGTCGAGGGTTCTCGGAGATCAACCGCGTCGACCAGATGCGAAGCATCACGGTATCGGCCGACCTGGACGAAACCAAAGCCAACGCGAATCTGATCATCGCCGATTTACAGACTGCATTTGTTCCGCAAATGAAAGAGCAGTTCCCAGGCGTCTCGGTACGCTGGGAAGGGCAACGAGAACAGAGCAACGAATCGGTCAGCAGTTTGATGACCGGTTTTGGGATCGCAGTGTTGGCGATGTTCGTGTTGCTGGTGATCCAGTTCCGCAGCTATATCCAACCGTTGCTAATTCTGGCCATCGTGCCTTTCGGGATGATCGGTGCGGTTTGGGGGCACGCGGTTCTAGGTTTGCCGCTGACGTTGTTCAGCATGTTCGGCCTGGTCGCGCTTGCGGGCGTCGTGGTGAATGATTCGATCGTCTTGATCGACTTCATCAATTCCCGTGTACGTGATGGTGTTCCGATCCGCGAAGCCTTGCTGGAATCGGGGCAACGACGTTTTCGACCGATCATGTTGACCAGCCTGACGACGATCGCCGGGCTATTGCCGCTGTTGACCGAGCGATCGTTCCAAGCCCAACTGTTGATTCCGATGGCGGCCAGCTTGGCGTTCGGGTTGATGGTGGCCACGGGGCTCGTGCTGATTCTGGTTCCCGTGTTCTACCTGATCTATCTGAACATCATCGAATTCCTTGGGTTCAGCCTGGTCGAAGAGGACTGA
- a CDS encoding HlyD family secretion protein has protein sequence MNDIPSSSDAKSPAVGSTALPSDPLSAAAVVPHPSKPSGSKTSGSKTTFGSSLMFNVVIPIAILIGAGLTVVMFGTVQPAQRPSLDTTRVGRLKALPPVRVERLRSLDETGVPLRLQVDGTVVPFREAKVAAEVAGRVVFKSDRCEAGSYVRTGEVLMRIDPVDYELEVDRLTRMQEQDYQSLRELDQEMANTKRMIDVAKQDVDLQRKEVERQKAMPAGFASRAEVDQANRALLAATQQLVGYENQLDLLKQRRIRLEATERLAATQLKVAEVNLARTEIRAPIDGVIVAEEADLNTFVARGATLVVIDDTSKVDVASSLRMDQLYWVLNQRETSVDPASRSYDLPETPAVIEYVMSGRDNVVYRWNGKLLSYDGIGLDPVTRTVPVRVVVDDPTQMFDAEGNPVARSGAPALVRGMYVRVKLMIQPKSSLVVIPARALQPGNRIFQFLPDESVLLESNADGKPSATPVVATGKKPNPSDDPRAADADESSDPSASSDVVIEDGFDPTQWMPGKVMVRGSVVPVDSLAVDLPDGAASDQATTSLFEGANRMWVCEVQDRELGGAFVVVSPLGGIDEGSLPVRADRSGLEGLPKTDLPQPSSPTQPSATQNDSEGA, from the coding sequence ATGAACGATATCCCTTCTTCATCCGATGCGAAATCGCCCGCGGTGGGGTCGACTGCGCTGCCGTCGGACCCGCTATCGGCCGCCGCTGTCGTCCCGCACCCGTCGAAACCGTCTGGATCGAAAACGTCCGGATCGAAAACGACATTCGGCAGCAGCCTGATGTTCAACGTGGTGATTCCGATCGCAATTTTGATCGGTGCTGGGTTGACGGTGGTCATGTTCGGGACTGTCCAGCCGGCCCAACGGCCGTCGCTGGACACCACGCGCGTCGGACGGCTGAAGGCATTGCCACCGGTCCGAGTGGAACGCCTTCGTTCGCTGGACGAAACCGGCGTTCCGCTTCGACTGCAAGTCGACGGAACGGTGGTCCCGTTTCGCGAAGCCAAGGTTGCCGCAGAGGTAGCGGGACGCGTCGTTTTTAAATCGGATCGCTGCGAAGCCGGGTCTTACGTCAGGACTGGCGAAGTGCTGATGCGAATCGATCCGGTCGATTACGAACTGGAAGTCGATCGATTGACCCGGATGCAAGAGCAGGACTATCAGTCGCTGCGCGAACTGGACCAAGAGATGGCCAATACGAAACGAATGATCGATGTCGCCAAGCAGGATGTCGACCTGCAGCGAAAAGAGGTCGAACGCCAAAAGGCGATGCCGGCTGGGTTCGCGTCTCGCGCCGAAGTCGATCAAGCCAACCGTGCGTTGCTGGCTGCGACGCAGCAATTGGTGGGCTACGAGAATCAGTTGGATCTGTTGAAACAACGTCGCATCCGTTTGGAAGCGACCGAGCGATTGGCAGCCACTCAGTTGAAGGTCGCAGAAGTCAACTTGGCACGCACCGAGATTCGTGCACCGATCGACGGTGTCATCGTTGCCGAAGAAGCCGATCTGAACACCTTCGTAGCACGCGGCGCTACCTTGGTTGTGATCGACGATACGTCGAAAGTGGATGTCGCAAGCAGCCTGCGGATGGACCAACTCTATTGGGTGCTGAATCAGCGAGAAACGTCGGTCGATCCGGCTTCACGCAGCTATGACCTACCGGAAACACCGGCGGTGATCGAATACGTGATGTCAGGACGTGACAACGTTGTGTACCGATGGAACGGCAAACTGCTGTCGTACGACGGGATTGGTTTGGACCCGGTGACCCGAACGGTGCCTGTGCGGGTGGTCGTTGATGATCCCACACAGATGTTCGATGCCGAGGGAAACCCTGTGGCGCGTTCCGGCGCCCCCGCACTGGTGCGCGGGATGTATGTGCGAGTGAAACTGATGATCCAACCGAAGTCATCCTTGGTCGTGATCCCGGCCAGAGCACTGCAGCCGGGCAATCGGATCTTTCAATTTTTGCCGGACGAATCGGTCCTGCTGGAAAGCAATGCTGACGGCAAACCATCGGCAACGCCCGTCGTAGCGACGGGCAAAAAACCGAACCCATCGGATGATCCGAGGGCGGCCGATGCGGATGAATCATCCGATCCATCTGCGTCGTCCGATGTCGTCATCGAAGACGGCTTTGATCCCACCCAGTGGATGCCCGGCAAAGTGATGGTGCGTGGCAGTGTCGTTCCCGTTGATTCGCTGGCGGTCGATCTGCCGGACGGTGCTGCATCGGACCAGGCAACCACTTCGTTATTTGAAGGTGCCAACCGGATGTGGGTTTGCGAAGTGCAAGACAGAGAACTGGGAGGCGCGTTTGTCGTGGTTTCACCGCTAGGCGGAATCGACGAGGGATCGCTGCCGGTTCGGGCTGATCGATCGGGACTCGAAGGATTGCCCAAAACCGATCTGCCGCAACCATCTTCCCCCACCCAGCCGTCCGCGACCCAGAACGATAGCGAGGGTGCGTGA
- a CDS encoding CerR family C-terminal domain-containing protein, whose protein sequence is MNQPVSTTELDTRARLLDAAGPVFAARGFDRATVREICASAGVNIASVGYHFGDKMGLYRELILQIREEREREFPTPVDTDVEPTVMLDRIIRTIMSRILTVSPSGWESQLFMREMQNPTPVFQDIVRDYFQPIYVRLKMTLVALIRENWQSGQSAASSPSSDPPQTNTDPGLSLPVADHVVEQLTLSVIGQCIYYKVGAETIEILIPEQSRQQHFDIDTICRHITAVTLAAVSSDDVTRPRKQS, encoded by the coding sequence TTGAACCAACCCGTATCCACGACCGAGCTAGATACCCGAGCGCGGCTTTTGGACGCAGCCGGCCCCGTTTTTGCCGCTCGCGGGTTCGATCGGGCAACCGTTCGTGAAATTTGTGCGTCGGCGGGCGTCAATATTGCATCGGTGGGATACCATTTTGGCGACAAAATGGGGCTCTATCGCGAGTTGATCCTGCAGATTCGCGAGGAGCGCGAGCGGGAATTCCCGACCCCCGTCGATACCGATGTCGAACCGACCGTGATGTTGGACCGGATCATTCGCACGATCATGTCGCGGATTTTGACGGTGTCGCCGAGTGGTTGGGAGTCTCAACTTTTCATGCGAGAGATGCAGAATCCGACGCCCGTTTTCCAGGACATCGTTCGCGATTACTTTCAGCCCATCTATGTTCGTCTGAAGATGACCTTGGTTGCGTTGATCCGGGAAAACTGGCAGTCGGGGCAATCCGCGGCGTCTAGCCCGTCAAGCGATCCCCCGCAAACAAACACCGATCCAGGACTGTCCCTGCCGGTGGCCGACCACGTTGTGGAACAGCTGACGTTGTCGGTCATTGGTCAGTGCATTTACTACAAAGTCGGGGCCGAAACGATCGAAATTTTGATCCCCGAGCAGAGCCGCCAGCAACATTTTGACATCGACACGATCTGCCGACACATCACCGCGGTCACCTTGGCCGCTGTTAGCAGTGATGACGTGACACGCCCTCGAAAACAATCATGA